The DNA window AGGGAAGcggatatttttttttgttcctgAAGCATGGCATGGCTGCGTCGTTGTTATGCTGTGCTGAGCAGCTACCAAGTGCCGAGGCGTATTTGTAAGTGTATAAGGGGGAAACTGAAGTAGAGGCCACAATgcagctttttttcccgctcGGCCACAACCTATTACGTGTATTCCCCTATGCAGCAGGACGATTGATTGCTCTTGCCTGATTTGCCCCATACATGCGGTAATCTATCTTCCTACTTCTATCCCGCATGCTCCAACTTCGTATTCCGTAGCACGATCCATAgaatccaagaagaaggaaagccCAAAGGCTCCAtctgctctcttttttcttcttccatgttCCTTTAAAATTTGCATCCCCCCCGGACGACATCCACGCTAATGCGACCACAAAGCTTGCCGGCGTCAACCAGATGTGGGATTCGAGCAATTTAGGCGCTCCAAGTACGGTTATAGTGGCGGGCAGGCCAATGCAGGTCCAGTAAAACGTCAGGCCAGATGCAAGGGCCGCAGCGGTACGGATGGCCGGATGGGAGGGGTCCGGTGCGCTAAGAGCTTATTACCAGCGCCCCGGGGCAGCGGCCACTTTATGCACGCTTTGATTTGATCACTTCGTCCAGCGGGGACTGAGCTTGGTTGCTCGATTGCTTGCTTGGGCGCTGCGCTGTGtgcaattttttcttttccatttcttcctGGCCCTGCTAGTGTCTAATAACTGGATCAAAtgttctttcctttttctagTTTTTCTTAGCAGCTGGGACTAGAGGGGCTAAACTGGCTGTACCTGACCGTTACTGCCCAGGGGCCAGGTCTTGCTCTCCAGGGGCTGCCCGTCCCCTGTTCCATCTCGTCTGGCGCCCGGTCCAGCACTACTGTAGGCTATTGCATGTGCTCCATAGCAGCGTGCAGCGTgcagccagcagcctgcAGTGCGTCGAGGCCATGCCGCTGTGCTCTCCTAGGGAGCTGCTGTAGGGAGCCGCCACCCACCCACTAAAGTACGTGCAGGCTACAGGCGGCATTGAATCCTTTTTGTCGGCGCATTGCCGTTGggctgcagccagccatcaGCGAGCGAGCAAGCGAATGGGTGGCGGCCGCGATATTGGATTGAGGCCTTCGAATTCAGCCTGCATTCTGCCCTGAGCACCACCACGACCCCTCAAAAGCAGTGGCTCGCGTCTTTCCCCTTCCCTCTCCCGCTTCTCCAAACCCTCACACGACTGCCCATCGCCGTCTGAGGCGCTGCTGTCGGGCAAATGCCACTGGAGCCTGCAGCTGACCCAGACGCTCTATTTTCCTTTTGACAGCGGGCTTCCTAAACAACCTGTTCCAGTTTTTTTCCCACTGCGCGGCCGGGGTATCGAATTTTGATGACGGTGACTTTTCGTCACCCCTGCACTGCGCTGGAAGCTCGACGACACCGGCTCGACGACTTCGACGACGATAACCCGCCACAACACCAGCGGCGGGCGTGATTCGCACTGACAGAGAGCGGCgagctgctcttcttgcaCCAAGCGTGCTGCAAAGGTATTGACGGGCCCGAGTCGGTCTGCTGTCGCGCAGGAAGCCAGGCGTTTCCATCGCTCGAATCCTTGCTGTTGGTCACTCTGCGCTGCACTGTAGCTGCTGTCGCACGCTATTACCGCTCTTTTGCCTGGGAAGCTTCGTCCTGTATGGCACGACTGCCTCGTTGGCCACCGcatctcctctccctctttctaTTCCTGACTGCAGTGGGGATTTCGTGTGTGACAGGTCTGCACATCAtccttcctttttttatcctcggcttcagcctcagctgcTCGACGAAAATAGCCCGCCAGCCGCGCTCAGCTGCTCGAGGCCTAGACCGTGAGCCGAAACCGCACCAGTCTTTTCGACGACAAATCCCTTCGCCGCTTCATCTTCCGTAAAAGCATCACAGTTTGCGTGCACAGGCGGCAATGGCACGGGGCAGCGCCCTTCTCAACCGCAACATCTACGAATCCAGTCGGCGAGCATCGCCGTCGGGGCAGCGGCCTGGCCTGACAATCTCGTGCAGCCTCACTCACAGCAGATCACCTGTACGCCGGACAGCCTCACGTGCTCCCGCGGTGGCTACATAGAGCCCGGCAAACGCCTCCAGTCGTCGCTGCTGGGCTCCTACGGATTGACGGCAGGCCATCTGATGAATTCAATGACCGTCTCCCAGCCTGGCGGTGGCCACggccgccagcagagccTCTCCAACCAGGCCTCGCGCTACGCATCTCGCATGAaatctcctccagcgcctctGACATCGCTTCCACAGCCCAGCAACCTCGACGACCGCCAACGACCGCTGCAGCTGTCCCCTATGCCTCTCTCCCCGCGCTATGACTCCATCGCCAACGGCCCTCACATGATGCTGCGCAGTCCAGTGTCTCCCATCCCTCCGCGATCGCCCTCGCAGAATAGCTGGTATGAGCGGTACGGCCAGTTCGAGCAGGAGGCGCCCCAGCCCCAGttccagccacagcagcccgcgcatcagcatcagcatcatcaggcAGTGCCGGCATCAGCGACATATCCCGTGCGCGACATGACGACCGGCAGGAGAGGGCCGCCAGAGCCTTTGCGCCTGGATTCCACAAACGCTGTGATGACAAAGGCCATGCGCCCCGAAGTGCGCACGCCAGAGACCCCTGCCGTCGAGAACTTTTCTAGACCCCGGAAGCAGAGCGCCAGTATTAAGTCGCCCCCTGTCGGTCCAGGTAGCCTGCGGCTGGCTTACCTCCCTCCCTCGGATCGCATGCCGGAGATGACCAGCGTTTCACCTTCTTCCACGCCCTCCTGGCAACGCCCCCAACAGCCTTTCGACTCTTCAAAACCTTCACTCTCATATGCcgcctctccatcttttccCCCTACTGCCGAATACCAATACCTCGAATCGAGCTCCGGCCGCTCCTCTAGGAACGCGAGCGCACATCCTCATCCCTCAATTGCCGGCCATCGCCCCCAGTATCTGGCCTACAACAACCGCATTGACAGCTCCATCAGCGCTCCCACGCCCAGTGGGCCAGCTCCGTGGATGAGCGACGACGAACTGCGATCCAGCTTCAGGTCACAGCTTACATCATCGTCCATTCCCGCCACTACCTTGACCGAACGGAGCAGCGTCTTGACCAAAGACAGCTCTGTTCTGTCGCTCTACGGAGAATcagcagacgcagacgcatacgcagacgcagacgcatacgcagacgcagacgcagacgctgACGCTGACGCTGACGAGCCCAGCTTGGAAGATGTTATGGGCATGTACGAGAGAGGATTCtgtgacgacgacgacgacggcaacgACTTTGCAAACGAAGATTTTGATTCCAACACCCACACCAACAACACCCACCATCAACTAAACAacaatcaccaccaccacccctACGACGATCAATACAACATTGGCTATAGTTCTGCGTACGATTCGTACCCGCACGAGCCAGAGCCGGACTCTCTACCAAAGCTACTAGAGGAAGAACAGGAGCAACAGCCCGAACTAGAGACGGTGCTCGAATCAGAGCTAGAGCCAACGCAcgacctcgacctcgagcTTGAGCACGAACCTGAGCACGGGCTTGAGCACGGACACTCGACTTTACATACACATGAGGAAGAGGTAACAGACGAAGAAACAACAGAGGAACCAACAGAGGCGGCAATAGAGGAAGAATCGGCCGAACTCCAGGACACTGTCCCCGACAACATGATTAGCGTCATGCACCGTCCTGCCACCGCCAGGTCCGAACCGGTACCTGAGCGCATTCACGATGACGAGTTTGATTCCGACCCGGTGCCTCCGGTGCCTGCTCAGCACTCTGCCCTAGATATGGAAATTAGGCAATCAAAGATGCTGTTTTCCAGCACCGCATTCACATCAACGGTGCCTGCTCTCACCCACGACCATGATCTCGACCACGACCCGGATCACGACCTAGACCAAGACCTAGAATTTCCAGAAAACCGCAACTCTTCCAGAACGGCCGAGTCGGGTGTGGACTCTGACGGCATTCACACCAGAGGCGCCACGCCCAGCCCAGACCCTTCTCGCATTTCACCTCCCTCTGCCCCTGAATCTCGATCAGTATCGCCCTCATCGGCGCGTATCCCAGTCCCTAAGCCAGAGCTACCGGGAGCGCGTGATCGGTATGGATTCAAAAAGGAAAACCAATTTGTCACCATAGCTCAGTATGATGCTTGGGACAAGGGATACTCTCAGTACCTCGCTCGCCGGCGCAAGAAGTGGGTTTCCTACCTCAAGGACAGCGCCCTGATGACCGACCGCCCCCAGCGTTTCCCATCTCCGAATGCCAAGACGAAGCGTTTTGTTCGCAAAGGCATCCCGCCGGATTGGAGAGGAGCTGCGTGGTTTTACTACGCAGGCGGCCCTGCTATTCTGGCCAAGCACGGCGGCCTCTACGACAAGCTGTTGTTGAGACAAGCCAAGCATGTCGACGTTGAGGCCATCGAGCGTGACCTTCACCGGACGTTTCCCGACAACATTCAGTTCAAACCTTCGCAAGCCACCGCCGAGATGCTTGACACCACGACTAGCAGCGAGAGGGCAAGCCAATCCACAGTCAGGGGCGCGGCCTTGGACGGCAGCGGACCTGGCCCTGTTGGACTACAGGGCGAGCCGCCGCTCATTGCTTCGCTTCGTCGTGTTCTGCTCGCCTTTGCCGTCTACAACCCCCGCATTGGATACTGCCAAAGTCTCAACTTCATCGccggccttttgcttctctttgtggATACAGAGGAACAGGCATTTTGGCTGCTCAACGTCATCACCCACATCTACCTCCCTGGCACACATGAGATGAGTCTCGAGGGCTCCAAAGTGGATCTTGGAGTGTTGATGACTGAGCTCCGCGACACGATGCCTGCAGTGTGGGATAAGATTGGAGGAGAGCTCGATGGTGGCGAGCCGCTGACCAGGCCAATGACTAGCAAGTCAATGTCCATGCGAAAGTCACCGCTGACACCCTCGCCGCTGACGCTTCGACTGAAAAGGAAGGAACCTCATCTGGCGCTGTCATCTGAGCGACTTCCTCCCATCACTCTCTGCATGACTGCTTGGTTCATGAGCTGCTACATTGGGACACTGCCCATCGAGACCACGCTTCGTGTCTGGGACGTCTTCTTCTACGAGGGATCCAAGACGCTCTTCCGGGTTGCCCTGGCCATCTTTAAGCTAGGAGAAGCCGAAATCAAGGCGATTGGAGATCCGATGGAAATGTTTGGCGTGGTCCAGTCCATGCCCAGGAAGATGCTAGATGCAAACAAAGTCTTGGAGACTTGCTTCAAGAGGCGCAACGGCTTCAACCACCTCAGCCAAGAAGTGATTGAGGAGCGCCGGCAAGAACGACGTGACAAGGCCCAGCAGGATCTTCTCTTGCGGTCTCGCAGTAAAGCTGCAACGCACCACGGAGCCCATGGCAGAGACGCTGAAGGGGAGCGGAAGGGCGGCCTTTTTGGGctgaagaaataaaagaaacaaaaagctATTGAGCTTGGGGGAGGCTAGATTTTTGCATTGATACCACCGGCGTcttatttcctcttctttcggTTTTACTTCGATTCTCATACCTTTtaatcttctcttctcttctttttttccggTTCTTCATTTCACCCATAGCACGGCAGGCGTTTGAGGGAGATGCCATCCAATGGCCCAGACAGCGGCTACGATGCATCTGCATATGAAGCATAAGCATTTTCATccacctcttttttttttctacctGTTTCGCCAGGTATTTCCGAACACAgcgtgtcttttttttctcctttgttTCTTACTACCACTATCCttaatttttcttctatttaAACTTCCCATcactttttttattccattTTCATCATACGGGCGTGTTGGTGGAATTGAGAGAGGTAGCGCTACTTTTCGATTTCATCAACATACCATGACGACGGTTACGGCTGCAACTTGTGGCAGGGCCCCCTTGTTAGAGGATCTTGGACGGATGCTTGTTGCAAAGAAAACAatcagaagaagcaaaagaggtGGGAGAATAGAGTGCTTGAGCGAGATACACGAAAGAGATGTGCACCTTTTTTGTGGTACTTTATACATCTTGCCTGCCCTGTTTTCTaccctttctctctttgtttgtttctctttttcttattttttacaTCTGTGGTGCGCAGCATAGAAGGATGGGCATGTACAAAAATCTTattgtttccttttcccttttctctttctcattTTTTTGTGTTTGACTTGGATAGAATAAGGGCcagagtaaaaaaaagagctttttggggggggagTAATTTGGCAAAAGAGACACTGGCGTGTTTATACCACCTTATAGACAGACACGGGTTTGTGCACGGCCAATGAATGAATTCTTGAAACGAAGACTTTTTATTCCTTCTAAATCTTGTAGACTTTTGTGCCTGTATATGTGTGATGGCTTTCGTGGACTTCTTGCTCATTTGATCACCCTTGTagaggtatatatatagcagAGCATAGAAGAGGACAATTGTTGGGTCATGAGATTCCCAGCTAGCGGGAGCCGGATCTTTTTTCTATTGTTTAAGAAACAAAATAAAGCAAACACTAAATACTATGCTCCTGCTGGCCTTTACCAATGCTATTTCATCCTTTGTAGACGTCCGTTACGCAATCTCCACCATGTAAGTGTcgaaagccaaagccaaactTGCGAAACTCTCCATTTTATACccgctgccattgtcatATGATGCTCATGTACCAACGACTTGTGGACCCTTTGGCTTCTCTCagcctttctctctcttccttgacTGTTGTTAAACTCCAGTCCGCCCCCCCCAACTCCTACTATTCATTATTGTAAAGAGAGCCCTCTATATCCGCAGAGAGATTCTAATTCGCCGTCGCCGGAAAGACCGGGTCCTCAAGCGCATACTTAGTGACCtgagccttggccttttgctccCACGTGGCCCTATCGTTGCGATACTCGTCGGCGATGCGTTCTTCGAGCGGGTCGTCGGGCTGGGGCTCGACGAGCAGGTTGCGCACGGCCTCGAGCACGGAGACGATCTTTGTGCTGGGCTTCCAGTTCTCGGCCTTGAGGATGCCGAGGCAGACGTTGCCGAGGGAGTCGTTTGTGACGTTTGGGTGGTAGAGGCGGGTGACGAATTTGACGACGGGCGGCTTGAAGGGGTAGTCGGTGGGTAAAGTGAGGAGGATGCCGAAGCGACCTGGGTAAAAGGCCGATTGGGGCGGCGGCTGGAGGGTGATGTGCCAGGTGTGGACGGAGGCGTTGGGGGGGAGGGAGACGGTGAAGCCTTCGGGGGGGCGTTTGGGAGACTTCGGCGAATTCCTGGCGGCGATGTTAGTATTGCTTGTTTGTCTGTTTGCTTGTTGGGTGTTTGGTATGTGATGGGATGCGGGGGAGATGGGAGGACTGACCTTTGTGATGCGTTTGGTGGACATTTTGGAGAATGGTTTGTTTGACTCTGGGGAGAGCTGAGGAGATGGAGTTTGGAGTCTTCAGATGCTCGAGAGAGGTCCTAGGCACGTTTGCTTTTGGCGGGACGGAGAGGTTGCTGTCTGTTTGTATGCCAAGATGGCTTCTTTGTATCGTGATGGCTCGAATGCTCGTCTGCAGCTCCGTCGAAACAACGTCGTGTCGTATCGTGTCGTATCAAAGAAGTGGATTGAATTCAAACTGCTTGAGCTCGGGAGAAGATggattgaagaagaaagaagaagaaaaagagagtgaagaagcaaaagaagcagcgaagaagagttTGGTTGGCAGAAAATCGAAAACGTTCCGCTTGTCGGGGGGAGGGCATGTACCTGTGACTCTATGACGGGATGGTGGGGGTTTCAAGGGCCTTTTAAAGAGTCGAGGCACCGCTATGGCCGGGCGCGGGGCACAAGGCAGGGCGGTAAAGAGGCAGCCTGGAAGGGGGGGGAGGAGAGAACAATATGCAAGTACCTGGTACCTGGGAGGGCGGTTAATCTTGCAATTTCAAAAACCCAGATCTGAATGCGCGTATCAGTCAGTGATTTGGAATGGCTGATGGCATAGGGCAGCAGAAATGATTACCGGGAGATGAATAATCAGTCGCTACCTATTCTGGAAAGCGGTGGCTTTTATTCAAGTGCACTGCCTCGTACCTGAGTACCCAAAAACTCGGTCAGTGGCAGTGGGGCATATCGTTCACCGGGACCGCTCACCGGAGCTTCACCTTGATTTTTTCCTTAGCCAGGCAAAATTTATGCCAAGACGTCTTTAttgcttcatctttcttcaccAGGTTCTACAACCCAACCCAATCGAGTCTAAACAAGGAATTGCCACTGGATTTGCAAAACTCACATTCATTCTTTAATTCATATCAGCGCTTTCTCACTCTGTCTTCTCACAATGgctgcctccgccgccgtctcTGCGCAAGAAGCGCAGCAGATGCCCTTTATCAGAAACCTCGCCTCCAGCGGTCCGTCTTGACTCCCCTCTCTTCATATACAATGCCAACTAACTCCCATCGCCAGACCGCAAACTGCGCACCGAATCCCTCGCCTCGCTGCAGTCCTTCCTCTCGTCCCGCCAATCCCTCTCGCCCCTCGACGCCCGCAAGCTCTGGACAGGCCTCTACTACGCCCTCTGGATGACCGACCGCCCACGACCCCAGCAGGCCCTCGCCTCTGACCTTGCCAATCTCGTGTCTGGCCTGCAATCCGCCTGCGTCGAGCCCTGGCTCGCGGCCTTTTGGTCCGTCCTCGGCACGCAGTGGCCGCACATTGAGGCGCTGCGATTGGATAAGTTTTTACTTCTCGTGAGGAGAGTCTTTAGCGCGCATGTGAGAATTGTCAAGGAGCAGGGCTACAAGGGCGATTTGGCAGAGCAGGTCGTGGGTGTATTTGCGAAATGGTGCTTTGAtgcagaagacgaggagagagTTGCGCTAGGACTGAGGCTGCACGTGCTAGATGTGTGGGTGGATGAACTCGAGCGCGAGGGCGCCATTGCTGCCGCGAAAGAGGGAAATGAGGACGCAAAGGTGTTTGTGGAAAAGGTTGGCGCTCTGGTTGAGGCGCTCAAGAGGTGTCCTGTCAAGTCTTTGCGACAGCGCGCGGCGGATAGCCACGATGACGAGAGATTGCCGTGGGCGGAGAAgaatgaggaagatgaggaggatgaagacatGGATGGAGCAGAGGGTGGTGAGGGTGATGAATGGGGTGGCCTAGACAACTAAcgtcttgttttcttttcattctctttttttgtataCCATTGCTGGATAAAAGGTGTTTTTGGCGTCACGAGAGCTGCTATTAGAAGCCTAGAAAAATACAACATTTTACTACCACGTATGAGCATCGAACGTTATTAAAGCTAAGAAGCATCTTTGATCCAGGCACCAAATTATCATATGgtatcgtcgtcgtcatttCATTCTATCATGCTTCCATAACTCCTTTCGATTCTTCAATTCCCCAGCCCTCATCATTACTCGTTAATAACCTTGCTatagagagaaaagaagcgtATATAAAACTACAGAATATAACAAGCCCAGCATGCAAAAGTCACTCCAAAATGCTATCTCCCCCAGCTTTTCTTGACTTTAACCCATccgctctcttcatcctccgTAGCGTCTGCCGTGCTCTTACTCTTGCCATGTCCCTGATCTCTCGCCTCTTCGCCCCTCTCCTTTGCCAGTCTTGCCGCTCGCCACTCGTCCCATTTCGCCTGCTCTTCCGGTCGCGGTTCTCTTGCGGTCAAAAGGCCCTTTTTCCTCAGACGCCGTCTATGCCGACGCTTCTGTTCAGACGACAGCGTTTCCATATCCACGTCTTCAATGTCGCGTCCCAAAGCCAGGTCTTGTATATCGGCAATCCAGTCGTAAGCCTCTTCATACACGACCGATGCCACTTGGCGCCCTGTACCGCCAGTGATCCACTGGTCTACCTTGATGGGAATGGCCGTTCCAAAATCCGTCGGGTCGTCAAAGGACCAGACACATGGTGACTTGGAAGCAGGGCAGGTGGTTGGTCGACAGTACATGGCGCACATGGCCGACTCGGCGGCGTACCATGTGGAGAGGATAAAGACAAGCAGACCAAGCCAGGTGAGGCGGAAAGTAGGATCTTGGTGATATAGTCGTGGCAGCGCGAGATGAAGATAGGTCACTGCGGTAGATGCCGGCGACTTGCAGTACGGGCATCCTGCTTGGGGGTTGACGTGGCCATGGTGTTCGTGGCCTTCGGGGGCTTTGGCCATggtcttctttccttgtGAGAGTGGCTGGGCGCGTGAGAAGCGATCTTCGATGCGTTCGATGCCTTGCTTTGCCGAGCGAATCCGCAAGAGGCCGGTTTGCAGCGTCTTATTCATTCTCTCATAGGCAGCCATTTCGCCGTCGGAATTTGACTGTTTGCTCTCCTTTTTGCTTTCGCTCTTCATCACATCGCCATAGTCAAACTCTGAATCAAGGTCCAGATCAAGATCCACGGCCGAGGACCGGCCGAAGCTGCCACTCTTCCAGTCTTTGGCAGTCTTGACTAAACTCCTGCCAGATAGAATCTCGTCCAAATCGTCAAATGTCGAGTCGTCAATGTTGTATGCGCGGCGCAGCTCCATCATGTCATCCTTGACAGAGGGAAGCTTGGCCGAGTTCTTGACGGGCAGCCTGCGTTGAGGCAGCGACTTTGCCCTTCGCTTCCTCACGACAGCCGATTTCGAGATGACAGAGTCACCGTCATCGGTCGTCCCGGGGTCCGAAGCTACGTCTTGGTCTCTATTtctccaagaagaaaaggttgGCTTCCTGTCAGGGAAGAGAAGATCTGCAGATGATTTGATGTCTGCTCGCAGCTTTGGTATGTCTTCGGATTTGAGAGCCAGTTTCTCTGACTTGACCGTAACTGGTGTTTCGACATAGGCGCCGGTTATTTTTGGCGTGGGCATAGACAAAGGATCTGGTTTGGAGGGCCTCGGTGTCGCATCTTCGGCTGACTCTTCCTTGACCCTAACGTTGCCTTCGTCTGAATCGTCAtccagaggaggagaaggcgCGCGAAGAGAACCGCGTTCGGAGTGGTTGTCCGATGGCGCAAACAGCTTCATCTCCGCCTCTATCCTGTCGGTCGGGTCTGGTTCTGACTGCATACTGGATCGCTTGCTCTTAATTGATTCAATCGATCGCGTGCGCTGCAGGCCAGTGAATCCCACCGtgggctttggcttttcgAATTCCTTGGCGCTGGCGTCAGTCGCTGCTTTGGCGCCGGGGgtgggaagagaggaagcgCGCTTTGGAGCAAACAGGCGAGAGGCGATTCTATCGGCGATTGATTTGGGAGCGGCCTGTttatcttcttcagctggcgCAGTGGTGGGCAGCTGCTTTGTACGCGACTCGTTGTCAGCTGTCGGCGAGCTGGCGGCCCTTGCCAGCCGTCGCAACAGGTCTCTGTCGTCGTATGTCCGATCAAACAGCTTGGGCTTTATTGCGGTGTcctttttctgctcttcACTGTCGAGCTTTGCTGCTGTATCTGCTTCTAAGCGCATTGGGCCTCTCTTAATGGCTGTCGCCGGCGTATCTGATGCCGTCTTACCAAAACCACCGGTGATTCCTCCAAAGCCAAATCCTCCAATCCGTGATGGCGGCAATTCCTCTTTTTTCGCTTCATCAACCGCATCAGTTTTGGTCTGGCGACGGCGTGCAAGCCCAAAGGCCGCACGAGATTTGAAACCGTCATTGGGTGACCGGGGACGTGCCATGGAGTTTTGTTCTTTGATTTCCTGAAGGCGAGCAGCGGCGTATGCCCGCTTTGATACCCCGTCGGCTTCACGCTGCCGAATCTCCTCTAGTCTCGTGTTCTTTAATGTATCCAGGTGTCGGCTCGGTACTGGAATCTGGCGCTCCACCTGTCCTTCTCTTGTGCGTATATCGTCCAGCTTTGTATTCGCCGGCCTAGGGCGTGATGAGCTTGCAAATGGAATGTGGCTGCCGTTTTCCTTGAGCTCGAGTGATCGTATTTCGTCTAGTTTTGTGTTGCGTGACCCTGGGTTAGAGATGCGAGGTAAGCTATCAAAGTCTTGCTTTTCACCGTCGCGGTATCCCAGGCGGCTGGCAAATGGCCGAGCCCCGGTCCTAACTCGAGGGCTGCTGGATATTTGCATTTCGCCGGCTGTGAAGTCTTCATCCATCTGCCACGCAAAGCTCTTGTCTGGAGAAGACTGCTGGACCAGCGTTGCTGCAGAGAGTGCAGGATCGATGGAAGACGGCGGATCCTCGATGCCGGGGACTAGATCGGGAAGGCCGTTGCTGGAGCCGGCAGTGGTCGAGACTGTTCCAGGACCAAGTCGCAGTGCGTTACGGAGAGCTGGGTTGGCAAACTCGTTTGATCGTTGCCGTGcgaggccgctgccgccgttgagCAGGGTGGCCCTTGCTGGCGATGCTCCCACCGCAGCTTCCTTGCCGCTCACCAGAGTCGCGCTGAAGCTGGGATTGCGCACCGACGGGATCTTGCTTCGCGCCTTTGCGTCCAGAGGGTCCTCGCCCTGTATCCGCCGCAGCTCTGATACTTCGGACGCCGTCCTCGTTCTCCAGGGCCGCGGCGCAGGGCTGGG is part of the Trichoderma atroviride chromosome 1, complete sequence genome and encodes:
- a CDS encoding uncharacterized protein (BUSCO:EOG092D3LGX) — encoded protein: MAASAAVSAQEAQQMPFIRNLASSDRKLRTESLASLQSFLSSRQSLSPLDARKLWTGLYYALWMTDRPRPQQALASDLANLVSGLQSACVEPWLAAFWSVLGTQWPHIEALRLDKFLLLVRRVFSAHVRIVKEQGYKGDLAEQVVGVFAKWCFDAEDEERVALGLRLHVLDVWVDELEREGAIAAAKEGNEDAKVFVEKVGALVEALKRCPVKSLRQRAADSHDDERLPWAEKNEEDEEDEDMDGAEGGEGDEWGGLDN
- a CDS encoding uncharacterized protein (EggNog:ENOG41~TransMembrane:1 (o966-984i)); translation: MQSGHAIGARPNGRPTPFKVNHADRKPLFSSSTAQPDENDENGLHVYTAKTPAFGRGGAADSKKARPSSDFANASVVSTGGTRIPRTSSLPQTRRKPISLREAMEMAEGEEEAAKLMSEAGLDNPVPVDGSPSPAPRPWRTRTASEVSELRRIQGEDPLDAKARSKIPSVRNPSFSATLVSGKEAAVGASPARATLLNGGSGLARQRSNEFANPALRNALRLGPGTVSTTAGSSNGLPDLVPGIEDPPSSIDPALSAATLVQQSSPDKSFAWQMDEDFTAGEMQISSSPRVRTGARPFASRLGYRDGEKQDFDSLPRISNPGSRNTKLDEIRSLELKENGSHIPFASSSRPRPANTKLDDIRTREGQVERQIPVPSRHLDTLKNTRLEEIRQREADGVSKRAYAAARLQEIKEQNSMARPRSPNDGFKSRAAFGLARRRQTKTDAVDEAKKEELPPSRIGGFGFGGITGGFGKTASDTPATAIKRGPMRLEADTAAKLDSEEQKKDTAIKPKLFDRTYDDRDLLRRLARAASSPTADNESRTKQLPTTAPAEEDKQAAPKSIADRIASRLFAPKRASSLPTPGAKAATDASAKEFEKPKPTVGFTGLQRTRSIESIKSKRSSMQSEPDPTDRIEAEMKLFAPSDNHSERGSLRAPSPPLDDDSDEGNVRVKEESAEDATPRPSKPDPLSMPTPKITGAYVETPVTVKSEKLALKSEDIPKLRADIKSSADLLFPDRKPTFSSWRNRDQDVASDPGTTDDGDSVISKSAVVRKRRAKSLPQRRLPVKNSAKLPSVKDDMMELRRAYNIDDSTFDDLDEILSGRSLVKTAKDWKSGSFGRSSAVDLDLDLDSEFDYGDVMKSESKKESKQSNSDGEMAAYERMNKTLQTGLLRIRSAKQGIERIEDRFSRAQPLSQGKKTMAKAPEGHEHHGHVNPQAGCPYCKSPASTAVTYLHLALPRLYHQDPTFRLTWLGLLVFILSTWYAAESAMCAMYCRPTTCPASKSPCVWSFDDPTDFGTAIPIKVDQWITGGTGRQVASVVYEEAYDWIADIQDLALGRDIEDVDMETLSSEQKRRHRRRLRKKGLLTAREPRPEEQAKWDEWRAARLAKERGEEARDQGHGKSKSTADATEDEESGWVKVKKSWGR